AGTTTTTTTCTAAAGTGGAAacctaatttattaaaaatgtaagaatgattttttgaagaattccCAAGGGTGGGGCACTCTAGATTCTGTACCCCccttaataatgaacattatgattcgaaactttttttccttgtagATCCCACGGAACCCTTCAAAAAACATACACGAAGTTTTTCTCTAAAGCGGAAacctaatttattaaaaatgtaagaatgattttttgaagaattcNNNNNNNNNNcctaatttattaaaaatgtaagaatgattttttgaagaattccCAAGCGGGGGTGCTTTATTgtagttttattattctaaagtCGACAGTCGTGCGCCAATCGTTTGTTTACAAGCTGAACATTACGCGATATCAAGGACAAGACATGCGGAAACAAAGAATGGTTGCCAAGCGGCGCCAGggaaatagtaaaataattaataaagacTGTTGCGTCATAGTGTTTCCCCGCGCGTAAcattgatatttgaaaaacaaaaggaaattgtCTTGTCTCGAATACTGCCttggtaataaatttatagaagGATTGGAAATGAAAGGagaatgagaaaaaaattacgagaaattaacattattttaataaaataattattgcatCAGTTGGAATAGTagcttgttttattttaattagtaatGATAAGTGGGATTAGGGAtatcctttattttttatggcTGCACTTTAGAAGCTACTATGGTAATATTTTGGTAATTTGATGTCTCGAGTAGCCgtgcaacaaaaataattttctctacagagaagaatttataattttgttaattgtaattattgaaaaatcatgaaaacgCACTCAATGCGTGTCTTAAAGTACAGAATTCCATATCTCCAAGATTATCTTgcgaaacgaattgaaaaatttgtcaaatGTACATTAAAACATGCTCAAAATATTCCCAAGGTTGAACAGACTTAACCTtacattatttctataaaaaaaaagtcatggAAACGCACTTAATGGATGTCTTAAAGTACAGAATTCCATATCTCCAAGATTATCTTgcgaaacgaattgaaaaatttgtcaaatGTACATTAATACATGCTCAAAATATTCCCAAGGTTGAACAGACTTAACCTtacattatttctataaaaaaaaagtcatggAAACGCACTTAATGGATGTCTTAAAGtgcaattgtttaaaacaGAATTCATTATTCCCAAAATTATCTtgcgaaatgaattgaaaaaattgccaAATGTACTCTAAAACGTGCTTAAAATATTCCCAaggttaaacaaaattaacctTTCGTTGttcttacaaaaaaaaaaatcatggaaaCGCACTTAATGCATGCCTTAAagtacaattgtttaaaacaaaattcattgttCCTAAGATCATCTTgcgaaacgaattgaaaaaattgccaAATGTACATTAAAACGTGCTTAAGGTATCCTCAAGGTTAAACAGGTATcgagtatataaatattttcctttgaaaaaaaaaattacaaaataaatacttaatGGCCTCCCATAATATCCTCTATCCCCCTTCCAATGATTTAAGACATCAATCAACCTGATATTGTTCGATTTTGGGCATACAAGTTGTTTCCAAGGTGTAGGGCATTACTCTGTCACACCTTTTACGACACTTTCTATTCGTGCGCCGTTCGTCGAGTTCACCTGTTGCGTCGCTCGCGGTTGGGGCGTCCACtctttttcgaatatttcccGTTACACCAAGTGATCAACGCGTCTCCTCGCACAACGACTGCATGTAGCATGTGATGGCAGATAACAGGAGATAATCCAAGTCTTTGTAGCGATTAGGATTCCTAGCTTGCAGGTATTAACCCCTTCAATCTGACTTTCTCTCTTGTTTTGTGTTTctgttcgtttctctttcagaaattaattgcatcgAAGGGTCCAACAAATCCAATCGATCTATCAATCTACAATGTTTGACTATACGTCAAAATTTGTAGCCGAATAGAAACAGACAATTTGCCCCAGTGcttataaatttgaatttttttgtactcgTATGTATAAATCTTGCTTGTACCGAATTCAATATCTGATTGGACCGAAGGCGATCAGAAATGTTCACCGAGGTATATACAGGATTTTGTTAGGAGATCGAAaggttaataatatttcacgtgcACAGCGTTCTATATAATGTTCTTGTCGACGACCACATTTCAATCTTTGCTCTAATTCCCACTTCACGTCGATCACTGAGAATTTCTCACACTTTCTGCATCGGTTTCCTTGATTGATTTCCTAAAAAATGTACCAATCAGATAAGATAAAATAGACGAGGTGTGTCAGCACTGAGTCAGTGGGGAGTGATTCAACGACTGACCTAACAGGAAGTTAGTTAGGACAAGATTCTTAAACTGTAAGGTGCAGTGCATTTAGAGAATGTTTGGAAGATTCATTCAGAAGACATGTTACTTTAAAGATTTTATACATCTTGTCTCTCGCTCTTTTCTGACTCTttctttccataaaaattaattactgttaTTGTCAATATACCATACTAagtattaaatgttaatacaGCGTAGACTTATTTCACATCTTTAATGCACTAATTTACTATATTTTGCAGAGGTTTCAAGCTGATAAGGATGCCGAACCACCAAGGCGGAGAGCCTGGGATCGAGATTCCCCTGCAATACAATGACGCTGTAAGAATCACTTCCTCGCAAGAtcttctattaaaataaataacgaatatatatatatactatatgcGTTATCTTTGATATTAACATTGTTTTTCAGCATTGGAGGAATATATTCAACAGGTTCGACTCCGATGGCGATGGGAAAATCTCGTATCAAGAATTGCGAACCATGATCCGTCTATCTGAATATTCTCACGATATTCCAGACAGAGTCGTCCAGAGAATCATGCATAAAGCAGATTTGGATGCTTCGGGATATTTGAGCTACGAAGAATTCATAGCTATGGTACGTCAAGTTATGTTATTCTATTATAAGTCGATACATAGATCATTCGAATGAATGGTTACGCTATGAAAGTTCCTGTTAACTCTCTTAATTTCAGTtatcacaaaatattataGCATAAGTATTCTATTATAAGTCGATACATAAATCATTTGAATGAATGATTACGCTATGAAAGTTCCTGTTAACTCTCTTAATTTCAGTtatcacaaaatattataGCATAAGTATTCTATTATAAGTCGATACATAAATCATTCGAATGAATGATTACGCTATGAAAGTTCCTGTTAACTCTCTTAATGtcaattatcaaaaaatattataatacaagtGTTATAAATGAGCAATGTTTCTTAGATACACAGAAAGGATATGCAGGGAGTGTTTGGCCACCTTGTGCAGCGATATGTGCATTCGATGATACCGCAGAGGCCATGCAGTGTACAGAGACGTGATTACACTGATGGCCAGTACGAAGAGGAATACTCTTGCAAGCCTCCTCCCTTAGCGATGATTATAATATCTATGCTAGAGATTATCCTATTTATGTACGATGCAATTGCACACAAGTCACTGAGCGTGGATGGGCCAGCAGCACAATTGTTCGTTTACGATCCACACAAGAGGTACCAAGCGTGGAGATACCTGACGTACATGTTCGTACATGTGGAGTGAGTATTTGAtcctatttttaaatagaaagagAATTATACTCAATGGAAATAGAATcataaaagaattttgaacCTTTGTACAGCTACCCTCACTTGGTGATGAACCTGCTTGTACAGATAATGTTGGGCATTCCTCTGGAGATGGTGCACAAGTGGTGGAGGGTGCTGATCATATACATAGCAGGCGTGGTTGCTGGATCGCTGGGTACGTCTGTGTCGACTCCTAAAGTACTTTTAGCAGGCGCGTCTGGCGGTGTTTACGCGTTAATTACTGCTCATGTGGCGACCATATTAATGAACTGGTCGCAGATGGAGTTCGCGGTTTTGCAATTGTTAGTGTTCCTCGTTGTCACTGCTTTGGACGTTGCTCAGGCGATCTACAACCATTACACGTTAGGAATCAACGATAGGGTCGGGTACGTTGCTCATCTCGCTGGCGCTATCGCTGGCCTCTTAGTAGGCATAAACGTTCTTCGCAATCTCGAAGAGCAAACGTGGGAGAAAGTCGTATGGTGGACTagtattattgtttatgtCGCCCTCATGTCCGCTGCCATTTTGTGGAATATCCTGAATACTTCCTATTACGAATAGAAGTGGAACGCTTCCTATTTTTCTATCGAACATACAAATCTCATGATTCTTGCCCGTTATGCGCGCACACGAACAAgcacaaatttatttttttttttttattgaagtaGTGGAgagaaatattgtataatttagaaGTTATACGCGCATTTATCCGAAACGAATATCAATTATTACATACTGTGATACGCGACGACTGTATGTAACGAGGAGGGACTGGTTGTTGAAGACGATATCAATgtttaatattcgatattgACGCTAAACTTACATTATTCATTCGTAACAGTTCATTcgtaactatttctatcgtgatgAGACGAACGACTGGTATTAAACAGACTTATTTCGATtatatggaaatatattttatttgaaactatACTGAAtgatgcatgaaacaattgtatatgtataattcataTGTTGCATATTAGAATTTTACCAGtcgtaggtttagtgttaacccTTCGACTGCAGGACAATTTTTGATGGAAATTCCAAGTGGCGTAGAGGTCTGAATATAAGAGATATATCAGtttatagggaatgataagatgtaacttttttatatttacaaattattcataggacgttcagtttcagagataagaattaaaaacttggaagacctctttcctgaaattcaatttttccaacgaatttctaacttttcaatttttgttttggtaACTAAGCATCCTGTggataaactgtaaatataaaaaagtttcgtctcgtcatctcctataagctgatatttaaaaaaaattgatttatctAATATAAACACTTCTCGTGGGcctatatacatatgtgtatgtccttcgcagtcaaagggttaatgacaGAGGATTGTATAGTTTTTGTACTGTCACGGTTACTTCAAAAATAGGATTGATATCGtcgtaatcaattttataaggCAGCTTGTAAACGAATACTTGAAgatagtatataaaaaatagacAACGAACACTGAATTTTGGGAACGATGGGAACAATCGAGCAGCTAATttgctaataaaataaacgataaaataagCTGTAACCAGCATCCATATTCTAAAAGGAAGGCCTTCTTTTGTACGTcctaaaattaaagatattgTTATTACTCGCAGcagtttgaataatattttattactcgtAGAGTTTAAGTAAGCAATGACAACATTTTCTATGAAATGTACGTAAAGTATTGTTGGCATAGGAATACTATTATCGTgaatttcgatcatttttttttctttttttatatatatatgtatcgtAAGTTACTGTAGTTCATTGTATCGTGTATTTATGTTTCACTATGTCATATATGTACCTGATTTTGCAAATTTACTGACGCGTCGCTGAACTATCTTGAACGTTATGCAACGAGACGCGAAAAATTTCTAACGAGTGACAGCAGGgttttagtttaaatatataatatacataacaGAGCTTGGTAAACATACGTAAAGAACGGATTGActattagaaattataaaaagggACGAGCAAGTGTTCGAAAACAATGCAAAAAGTCTCTGGTTAATAATTGAACCAGTAGACACTTCTGaaacgtatttaatttgtttattccttttttatgAGTCCTAGTAGCCATATGGACTTATAATTCtagaatgtaatatataataatgttgtGCGTAATGCTATTGGGCAGACCTCGTATAAAGTTAATGTTTAATGTAAGTTGAAGcatttgtatttgtacatAAGTCGAATCGTGacgattatttgttaaaatagtGTACATCGATTTACAAcataataaaactatttttaaacatatccACCCAATGTGTCCGGTACATATCATTGGAGTAtttgttttaatgtaattattaattattatttgttgcttgcttctaaatatttttgatgatCTCATACAGAAGGTAAGTTTcgagcaaaaaataaaaattatgatacctaCTCGCTCAttacgttctcctgatacaagaggtaagtatcgatatttaaataaaagttatgcCACCTCCTCGCacatcatgttctcctgataccagaataaaaatttggcatgacttttaattgaatatcgatacttacctcttgTATTAGCAGAACGTGTTGATCGAGAAGGTATCAatggtatcataatttttattctggcTTGAAACTTACCTATTGTATCCGGATCTGATGAACAGCGAAGAGAGGTGTCAGGGAAAGGAGGGAAATTAATAGGAAACATTCtagaaattgaagagaaataAAGAGAACTGTCTGGATCCCTTTGGAGTTGTTAAGAAATATTAGGGGGGTGTTGGGAGGTGTTAGCGGGTGTTTGGAGACGATAGAGAGTGTTTGAAGGTGTTAGAGGGTGGTACGAGTTGTTAGTGTGTATTAGAAGCTGTCAGGAAGTGTAAAGGAGATGTTAGATTGTGTTAGAAGGACGAGACGCAGTGATGgacattcgtgggatttttcctGATCATACGCATTGGAGCGAGCGTTGCAGTCCTCACTGCTGTATACACTTACTTAGAATTTAGGGTACCATTGGATCCCAGTAAGGAACAAAATACAGGGTGCCCCAAAAATGGTGGAGatcattgaaaggggtgattcgagaggtgatttgaaacaactttttccttagcgaaaatgttgtccgaggcttcgttgaggagatattaacggcaaacactgaccaatcagagcacgaggatgccggtggagcggccgcgctccatcggcatactactcgcgctctgattggtcgagaagcgcggccgcctcgcgctctaattggtcgggaagcgcggccgcctcgcgctctgattggtcggggttttctgttaatatctcctcaacgaagcctcggacaacattttcgctaaggaaaaagttgtttcaaatcacctcccgaatcacccatttcaaggtgctacaacatttttaggacaccctgtatacctaTGTAAACATTAAACTCAATTAAACTATTCTATGGTAACTCACCTTAGATAACGCATGCGCAATTAAATCCTGAAAATAGAATCTTGAGCTCGCGATCTTAACGTCACCAAGAAGGAAtgatatgtttttaaacaagcTTCGATCTCAATTATTGAGATCGCTGTAAATCGTGTCACAATAAACAcataattgttttcattatcCTTCTATCGTACTCGATCACCATTAACATTTAACACCATGGTTTTCACgaggaatgaaaaattcccTTCGGACGAAGAGTTAACAgttcaagaaataaatgttagcTGGCCTATTCTACAGGCTGCTTCTGTCTACGTGGGAAAGAAATGCGAATGGGATAATAACGTAAGctcctctttctcctttttactttttcttttatccagCTCCAAATATCTTTAACAGATTTCATTTAGGCTTCTGAATGTTACATAATTTCCTTGATGCTTGAGAATTAACCAGATGACTCGCAATCCTGACAATAGCCACCTGACATTGACCAAAGCGAACATTGAATCACTTCTTTTGTATAATAACATTTACTCCATGTTATGTTCTCCTTTCAGGAGTTTATGTTATGTAAAAAAGAGCTGAAGGATCCTCGTAAATGCATCCAAGAGGGGAAGAAGGTAACCGCCTGCGCGATGGAGGTGTTCCAAGGTATTAAGAAACACTGTGCGGAAGATTTCAATCGCTACGTAAGGTGTCTGGAACAATCCTCTGGCACCATGGAACTCTCCCTGTATGTTTTCCATGTAGGGAATTGTATAGGATTCTAGTACAAAGACTTTCGAACTACCACtttgactgtatatatatcgATTAGGTGCAGGAACACCCAAGCAATACTTGACAATTGCGTTCTGAAGAACATGAACATCGAACGGCCTTCCTTCGGGTACTTCTGTGAAGCCAAGGTGCATGACTCGCCAAGACCAGCGCCGCCGCCTGCCAAAGACGAATATCCAGATCGTATATGTCCAGTTGTGGAGCCTCCATATCCCGAAGCGAAATACAGTTCCCGTCATTGGTGGGCCGTGTAGGTGGCTTCTGCCAGAAATTTTGTATAGTAAACGCGATACGTACTACGAAATTGGAAGAACGAGAgctaatatttacatttgttccATTCTGTATCGGAAATGAGTAAGAGTCCATATGATGGAAAACTGTAGATTAcgaggaagaaataaatataattgtttggtTGGATTCACATATCTTGCGGATTTCAGAGACGAAAAACTGTATATTTACGAGAAAAGGAGTTTCTGTTAACAGTCGATTGGATGGTCATCCAGGAATGAGAGTTAATTTCAGAGTTTGgcgaacataatttttttgttcaatgtCTTTCCAcgtgaacaaaaaattgttgtgGAACATATGTTTGAAACACTTCATTCTCTGATGTTTATTACTTGATTTAGACTAGATGGAAATGATCAGCGTTGTTAATAGCAGCACTGCTGCGTGctcttttattattgacagaaCGTTTCTTCGCCGTTGCACAGCGAAGACATCAGAAGACAACATTGATTAGCAATTTGTTTTTGTCTTTGCGATACGTTTCGAGACGAAGGATCACCGATCCTGGTAATTATCATCGGTTCTTCATTGTGAGCAAAGCACACGAAATGCAGAGTCGATCAGAAATGTTATTTTCCAGGGCTAAACTCTACTTTCCTTTCGCGTTTATTCATTTCTGAATTCTATGGTAACAAGAAAACATCGCAAACTATCGAACAACAatttcgacgaataaaagatcgtttttttatttatatctgtaCAGGGTGAGCCAACTGAGATTTGTAGCTAGAATATCTCCGTTGCTTTTAATGATAGGAAAATATGTCTTATAAGAGAAATGTTTGGTTCTGAAGGAGTCATACTATGATAGAAGGAACAATTATCTCAAGGTCATATTTTCAGAGGTTTCAAGGTCAATATTATAGTCTTTTAACTGATCAAAAGACAAAACcaaacatattatacatttttggaTTCGTCTTTTAATCAGTTACAAGattacaatattgaaaataccttgtttcatttaaagaatattGATAACctagaaatttcagaaaatgtGACCTTgagttaattttcttttggttATCATAGTGTAAACCTCTCCTagccaaacatttttctcctGAGACATATCTTTATATCATTAAAAGCAACAGAGATATTTTAGTTACGAATTTAAGATGTAACAACCTGTATAACCTCTATAACTGTATCGAACAAAGTTGTACAGCGTAGAGATttgtaaattaacaattagattaaattatcatttccatttttacacttgctgaaaaataatatatataataatatatatataactttgATTCAAAACCTTCTTCGATATCTTTCGTAATCTAAGAGCTACAAAATCGCAAATCAATCTAATGGTTCTGTTTCTATCATTTGatttttccccttaaagtatataaaaaaaagttttcatcgaaacgaacattttccaataatagACGATGTTTCCTTGCAACAGAAACCACCGCGAAATTAATCCCAAAATTATGCCTATTATCGAACTATGCACGTGTGATACaatataaacattatatacattagtCACAGAACGTAGAGATTACACGTGCAATCGATTAAAGCACCACTTTGATCGTCATTCTTTCGAgtcacatatatatatatgttaccttaaaagaattaatcgagAACAGTCTTTGCTTGATATCCTTGGAAGAGATACAATTTCTTGCATTGATTTAAAGCTTATCGtctaaaattacataaaatggaagaaactggCGAATAGCATGGTGGCGTCGATTAAATTCAACTGCACGGGTAatctaaatttcttttgtcaGTCCTTTTGCATCTCGACATACAGTGCTACGCAAATACGGTGTCTCTCGAACACTGTCGTCGTGATTCGTATTTTCTAGTTTAATTATTCCCACCTCCGGGCTCGCGTGTCACTTTGTCTCTTCTCTCAACTATATTTTCCAGTTTAACGCAGCGGCTTCAGGAACACCGCGTACCTGCGTAACACTGCTGCATGTACAAACAGCGGTTATGGTTTTTGAGGCACTATGCAAATTCTCGCATCACATAACGATACAATGTTACAAGGTTTCGCTCACGTATTTTCTACAAGGAAAATTACAAGCAGCCGTTAGTGTTTTCATCGACTCGTCGATTCACCGAGGAAGTGTGAAATCCGTGGAATACTTGTAATCGGTAAACGTTCGTTGGGCGcttagttaaaaatattcactcaGTTTTGATGAATGTCATGGAAGCAATTAACTGGTACGACCTAACAAACTTCTGGTAGCGTAAAATCTTCTGTTAGCTCCAAGTGATGTCGTAACCGTTCCAATTCGCGCTAGGTGCCAGATGGACTCTTCTTCCtttgtagaaaaatgtaaCTACACCACGGTAGCCAGTTCTGGGTACGCCACTCTGCGAAAGGGGAACGAGGTGTGATCAGATCAGGGTTGCTGactaataaatagtaattggCAGTATTTGTTACGATATAATACACTCCAGagcatatacagggtgaggtaaaatattttttttaatgatgcGAAAGGATTTCTAGGGACAAAGATGTTTGGTTACGATGGAGTCATACTGCGATACAGGAAACAATTGTCTCAGGATCAtcaatgttttcttaaatggaatattttcaatactaTAGCATTGTAGCTGTAAagttatatattaatttttagcaaatgtgaaaatagaaatgataatttaatttacttggtaatttataaatctacGCTGTGCATCTTTGTTCGATACTTTTTGTAATTGAAGAGTTATACAGGTTGAGTCATCTTAGATTCGTAACTAAAATATCTCTGTTGCTTTTAATGATACAAAGATATGCTCCAGGAGTAAAATGTTTGGTTAGGAGGAGTTATACTAtaaccaaaaaaaattaacttaaaGTCACactttctgaaatttctaGGTTATCaatattctttaaatgaaacagGGCATTTTCGATATTGTAATCTTGTAACTGACTATAAGACGAATTCAAAGGTGTGTAACAAGGTGACTTGAGAGGAGTTATTGTTAAAATACCAGGGTGAGACATCTCTTCGTATCATTAACAAGAACGGAGATATTTTaggtacaaatattaattaggtGACCCTGTAGTTACGCACCACAGTGTAGATATCACAATTGCTATACGGAGCTTTCACataatgtaatatacatatatgtttgTTCCATGGTGTCAATAATTACCCTGAAGTCATCCATTAACCCAAACTGCTTAGCAGTGTTCTTGTAGGCTTGGCGAGTGTAATAAGGTATCCTCACCGCGCCTGGCGCCACGACCTTCTCGTTCTTCAACTCCGAGAAACTGACCACTGTCGACTGGTACACGTTATTGACGAAGCTTATGTCATAATTGTCCTGGCGAAATTTCTCTCGTTAAAACCAACCAACGACTTAatgcatatttcaataatacacgtaataatcattttcttacttttaacAAATACGTCAAGTTCATCTTGGTGAAATGCACGTACTGAGTATTCAGTTTAATATACTTCAAGTGCCTTTCGTAGAACATTCCGCTGGAAATGAGAAAACAGTGATAGGTAAGTGTATTTTCTTATCGTAGGAGTTACAACAATgattattttcgatattttatcaaattcaacCGACTTGCTCACGCCAGTCTTGCCAAACGTCCTCGTCCTGGATATTTCTGGTCGAATACACGCTCTGTTTCGACGCTGTTCTGGTTGCCTTATCCAATCATCCCAGTATCTACCGAAccaatcattaattattaacatgtTCCGAGATATTCTGATAAATAAGTACTGTACTCACGATTTGGGCCATTTAGGCGACAGTTCTGCCCACAATTGTCGAGTCAGCATCCACCCCAATCCAGGGAAGAAGTCTGTCCTGTACAACACATCCACTGCGCTTGGATCTACCAATCCTGCTTTGCCATTGTCATTCCACGCTGACACACACCACAGAGAGTTATCGGACACAAGCAGAGGATAGGTGCCCAGAAAGTATTCGAAGAAGTCTGGCGCTATATCCAAATCATctaaataaacgaacaaacTCTAAATAAACATCAATAAAGTTTACgtagaaaaacattaaatgtcTACAAAGACGTAATAACTGTAATCGCAAAGATTACCTTCGACTATTATCACAGTTTCGTATCCA
This region of Hylaeus volcanicus isolate JK05 chromosome 9, UHH_iyHylVolc1.0_haploid, whole genome shotgun sequence genomic DNA includes:
- the LOC128882055 gene encoding rhomboid-related protein 3 isoform X1, whose product is MFYPQRVMRQISEISYVGGFKLIRMPNHQGGEPGIEIPLQYNDAHWRNIFNRFDSDGDGKISYQELRTMIRLSEYSHDIPDRVVQRIMHKADLDASGYLSYEEFIAMIHRKDMQGVFGHLVQRYVHSMIPQRPCSVQRRDYTDGQYEEEYSCKPPPLAMIIISMLEIILFMYDAIAHKSLSVDGPAAQLFVYDPHKRYQAWRYLTYMFVHVDYPHLVMNLLVQIMLGIPLEMVHKWWRVLIIYIAGVVAGSLGTSVSTPKVLLAGASGGVYALITAHVATILMNWSQMEFAVLQLLVFLVVTALDVAQAIYNHYTLGINDRVGYVAHLAGAIAGLLVGINVLRNLEEQTWEKVVWWTSIIVYVALMSAAILWNILNTSYYE
- the LOC128882055 gene encoding rhomboid-related protein 3 isoform X2 → MPNHQGGEPGIEIPLQYNDAHWRNIFNRFDSDGDGKISYQELRTMIRLSEYSHDIPDRVVQRIMHKADLDASGYLSYEEFIAMIHRKDMQGVFGHLVQRYVHSMIPQRPCSVQRRDYTDGQYEEEYSCKPPPLAMIIISMLEIILFMYDAIAHKSLSVDGPAAQLFVYDPHKRYQAWRYLTYMFVHVDYPHLVMNLLVQIMLGIPLEMVHKWWRVLIIYIAGVVAGSLGTSVSTPKVLLAGASGGVYALITAHVATILMNWSQMEFAVLQLLVFLVVTALDVAQAIYNHYTLGINDRVGYVAHLAGAIAGLLVGINVLRNLEEQTWEKVVWWTSIIVYVALMSAAILWNILNTSYYE
- the LOC128881872 gene encoding NADH dehydrogenase [ubiquinone] 1 alpha subcomplex subunit 8, with protein sequence MVFTRNEKFPSDEELTVQEINVSWPILQAASVYVGKKCEWDNNEFMLCKKELKDPRKCIQEGKKVTACAMEVFQGIKKHCAEDFNRYVRCLEQSSGTMELSLCRNTQAILDNCVLKNMNIERPSFGYFCEAKVHDSPRPAPPPAKDEYPDRICPVVEPPYPEAKYSSRHWWAV
- the LOC128881871 gene encoding alpha-1,3-mannosyl-glycoprotein 2-beta-N-acetylglucosaminyltransferase produces the protein MRNRSVSVIFGSLVLWGLITYFLISDQPANKEQDPARVSNQIGKLERRVKQEIALNQELLQDIKEDKQRKKKLDKENANEKQKDTNNQDKILPEEKNIETNSKNVQPSQPELTHTSEGPRNVPRKEKLPDGSPIIPVLVFSCNRITVQRCLDQLINYRPSKDQFPIIVSEDCQHRQTAEVIARYGDQIMHIQQPDQSDVEVPPKEKKFKGYFKIARHYGWALNHVFFQLGYETVIIVEDDLDIAPDFFEYFLGTYPLLVSDNSLWCVSAWNDNGKAGLVDPSAVDVLYRTDFFPGLGWMLTRQLWAELSPKWPKSYWDDWIRQPEQRRNRACIRPEISRTRTFGKTGVSNGMFYERHLKYIKLNTQYVHFTKMNLTYLLKDNYDISFVNNVYQSTVVSFSELKNEKVVAPGAVRIPYYTRQAYKNTAKQFGLMDDFRSGVPRTGYRGVVTFFYKGRRVHLAPSANWNGYDITWS